In the genome of uncultured Methanobrevibacter sp., the window GAGTTAAAGTTAAATTTACGCCCTCCAATTTTAATAGTATTTAGTTCTTCTTCCTTCTTGTAGCATTCTATTGCTTCTCCATATCTTCCTAATTTATCTAAACATAATCCTTTGTTATGCCATGCATTCACATATGATGAGTTTAGTTCTATTGTTTTCTCATAGCACTCTAATGCTTCTTCATATCTTCCTAAAAATGAACAATTTACGCCTTTGTTGTACCAATGTTCTTCGGATGAAGGGTTTATTTCTATCGCTTTGTTATGGCATTCTATAGCTTCTTCATATTTTCTTAATCTCTCTAAAATATGTCCTTTGTTATGCCATGCTCTTTCGGATGAAGGGTTTATTTCTATTGCTTTGTTGTAACAATTTATTGCTTCAGAATATCTTTCCAAACTATAATAACAATTACCTTTATCCACCCATAATACTTCGGATGAAGAGTTTATTTCAATTAGTTTGTCATAACATTCGACTTTTCTATTCCAACTATATCCAATGGTTGGATTTATCCCTATTTGGTTACTTATTATAAGATTGTTATACAATTCTATTGCTTCTTCATATCTTCCTAATTTTATTAAGCATTCTGCTTTAAAAACCCAATGATCTTCATAGTACTGATTATTTTCTATTGCTTTGTTGTAGCATTCCAATGCTTCTTCATATCTTCCTAATTTTATTAAGCATTCTGCCTTTTTACTTATGGAAGAGTTATAATTTGGGTTTATTTCTATTACTTTGTCATAAAATTCTATTGCTTCTTCATATTTTTTTAATATTTTAAAGCTTGCTCCATTCAAGTAATATCTATTAATTAAGTCTATTTCTATTGGTTTGTTGCATTCTATTGATTCTATGTATTTCTTTAGGTTTCTTAAGTCATATACATGATAACCCCACACATCGTAAGCATCACTGATTAGTTCTCTTACTTTATCGTAGCATTCAATTGCTTCTCCGTATTTCATTAGTTCTTCTAGACATTTTGCTTTATAAAGCCAAATATAGTCATCGTAAGAGTCTATTTCTATTGCTCTGTCATAATATTCCAATGCTTTTTCATATTCGAAGTTATGATATAACTTTTTTGCTTTATAGGAAATTATATTTATTATTTTATCTAGGCATTCTTTTGCTTCTTCAGATCTGTTTAATTTAGATAAACAAAAAAATTTATTAGTCCATAATGTTTCGTCTGTTGGGCATATTTCTATACCTTTATCAAAGCATTCTATTGCTTCTTCATATCTTATTAAGCCATATAAAAAAATACCTTTTTTATTCCATGATTCTTCTGTTGGGTATAGTTCTATTATTTTGTTGTAGCATTCTAATATTTCTTCACATTTTTCTAATTGTCCGTATTTCTTATATTCATCAGTTAAACCCATTATTTCTGCATATATCATGTTTATTTCAATATTTTTAGTTTTTTTAATGAGTTGTGTTCCACATTTTGGGCAAAACTCATATTTATTTGGTTCTGATTCATATCCACATTTACGACATATTTTTTCATCTTGCCAATCAGCCATAATATCACACTCTTTACTAATTATTTTCTATTATATTTTTGTGTATCTATAAACTTTATTATTTCTCCTTATTTTCCACCATGAATATTGAATATACTATTTTTTAGGAGGAAATTTTATTGAGTAGAAAATCTAAAGCAGACGCTTTTGTTGTTACTACTGAAGACGGGTCCTATGACATTGTTGAGGCAGATGTCCTGGAAAGGTATGCCATCAAAAGCGAAGCTGACGAAACTGGAAGCAAGCAGCTTAAGACTGACGGATGGGAATATGATGACACCTTGCTTGAGCCATTGTACGACCCTTTGCAGCTGTGTGAGCTATTGGAAATCAACACTTATCATGAGAATTGTGTTGATGTTGTCGCTAGAGACAGCGCAGGAATAGGTTATGACATTGTTCCTGTAACAGGTGAGAATGAGAAGGAACTTAACAAGCCTAAATTAACCAATTTCTTGGAGAACATTGAGCCCAACATCAATGAACTGCTGTACATGATGAACTATGACAGGAGAGCGACAGGCTACGGAGCATTGGAACTGATCAGAAAGGACAAATCCAAATCAGAACCTGTGAACCTGTCCCACATATCTTCCTATACATTGAGAAGGACAAGCGACGGCAAGAGAGTGAAGCAGAGAGTAGGAACAAAGACTGTCTGGTTTGTGATCTATGGAAAGAACTATGATAAAGATGGAAACCTATGTGATGTCCATTCCGAGACAGGAGAGTTCCACCCATACAATTCCTTAAGCAAGGAGGAAAGGGCAAACGAGCTATTGTGGACCATGGAGTACACCACAAAGAGCAAGTACTACGGATTGCCTAAGATTGTGGGAGCGATACCTGCAATCTACAGCGACATAAGCCGTTCCAAATACAATACCAGCTTCTTCAAGAACTATGGAATGCCATCATTTGCAGTCTTGGTAAGTGGAGACTTCGTGGACTATGACCAGGAGGAGTTCTTGGAGGACGGAACCAAGAATCCTGAATATGACGTTACAAAGACTCTCAAGTGGAAGATTTCACAGCAACTGAAGCAAGCCATCAAGAACCCTCACAGTGCAGTTACCATTCTTGTCCCATCCGAGGGAGAGGAAGGTAATGTTGAGATTGAACTGAAGCCTCTAAGTGTCGAGACCAAGGAAGCGAGCTTCAGACTCTTCAGGCAGGATAACAGGGATGAAGTTATCCATGCGCATAGGGTTCCTCCATACAAAGTCGGAATAAACGAGACAGGTAGTTTGGGTGGAAGCAATATAGAGGGAGCCACCATAAACTACAAGAACGATGTGGTGCTACCAATCAGGTTCAACGATGAGTTTCTAATCAACCAGGTAATCAGGAATGACTTTAAGATAAGGGACTGGAGATTCAAGATAACGGAACATGACACAAGGGACTACACCACAGACATTGCCATAATGAAGGAGCTGTTCCTGATGGCTTCAATCACTCCAAGGCAAATCATTGAGAACATAGGCGAAAGGTTCGGTCTTACGGCTTCGGACAATCCGTTTCTGGACGAATACTATCTCAACAATGTTCCGTTGGAGAATGTATGGAATGGCGGTGATGTGCCGATGGAGGCAGAGACAGTTCTTGACAGCTTGGAGAATGACTTGATGAAGGACGCAGGTGATTTTGATGAACAGCTTGGAGGCAAGAGACCGATTGGTGATGATGGCGCTGAAGGTGCGTCATTCAAAGAGGCAGATTCAGAATATCAAGAGAGAATACAGAAGGCGTTTGATACTAGAAGAGCAATGCAGTAGGGAGATTGCTGACTTCTTCAGAAGGCTTGAGAGGAAAATCCACAAGGTCATGGAGGAGCACTGGGAAAGCGAACTGGGACTTTTCCATCTGAACAAGGTTTCAGACATCATACAGGAGAGCCGGCAGGAATACTATGACATCCTGTTCAAGTACTGCAAAGTCTCATACATGAAAGGAAGGGAAGCCACCGAAAGGAGATTCAACAGGCAAATTGAAGCCATGAGCATAAAGGCGGACGTCAACATCACAAGGCTTGAGGACCTCTTCAAGCCAGACCCAACCATAAGGTACAATCTCAACAACAAGGTCTTTCAGGCTTCAGCCCACACCATGGACAGGGTCGACAGCAAGATAATGAAAAACATCACTCGAAGCTACAATGAAGGATTGGGAATCGACGAGGCAAAGGACAGGCTGACCGTCGAGTACAGCGGACTGAAATCATGGGAGGCACAGAGGATTGCAAGGACTGAAATCAACTCAGCACAGAATGATGGTGCCTATGATGTCTATGATGAATTGGGAGTCGAGTACCAGCAGTGGTGGACCGCTCAGGACGAGAGAGTCAGGGAGACTCCACAGGCAGACCACAGGAAGATGCACGGAAAGATTGTCAAGGTCGGGACTGCATTCAGCAACGGCTTGATGTATCCTGGAGACAGGCAGGGAAGCATATCGCAATGGATCAATTGCAGGTGCACCACACTTCCATTTTTAATGCCTCTCGGCAAGATGGCTCCTGTCGGAATGACCGAGTTCACTGAGGAGGATCTGATAGACATTCCAAACTTCGAGATGCCGACAATAGAGGATCTGATGAGCAGCCATAACCAAAACATACATCTAAACGGCAATGTAAATCCTCTTGAGAGAGGAAAGAATGCGATTGTGACCGACATAGACCATCAAGGTCTTATAGGAGAAAGGGAATTTGAGAGCCTAGTGTATCCTGACGGAACGAAAATCGAGTTTGAGAGGATTGCAATATACAACAGCAACTACCGCAGGAACCAGTACTATCACAGGCTGAAATCCGTAACCATTGACGGAAAGAGATATGACTTCCTTGGAGATGACTCATATGACCATTTCATGTATCAGCTCGAGGACATTGCCAGGAAATACGGTGATGCAAAGGTCTGGAGGCTGAGCAACTACAGCAGCAGGTTTGCCACAACCAGCGGAATGGGTCTGAACGTTGACCTGCGGAACGGCATGGCTCCTAGAGGAGGGCTGGCTCAAAGGCACCCTGAGTTCGTGAAGATCATCAAGGAGGCTAAGCTGAAAGGAGACATCGCTTCATATAGGGTTCAGACAAGCCTGTATGATGATGACGGAATCGACAAGCTCATCATCACTTCAAAGTCCCATTTCTCAACTTCCACAGGAGCCCTCAAGGGAAAGATGAAGTTCAACTTCATCCATGGAGACTCGAATGACGGCAAGTATTGGCAGATAATCACTGTCATTCCCGACGGTTCGGATCAGAATGCACTGTTCTTGGGAAACTTCCTCAGGAGAGCGAGAGGAGGAGACTGGGAGTATGAGCTCAACTTCGCTCCAGACCAAAGGTTCCAAAGACTTTTGGTGGATGAGGTCAACAAGATTATCATACAGACACCGATAGGTTAGGAGAGGATAGGATGAATTACGATAGGATCATTGAGAACATAAAGTTCATGATAGACGATGAGAAGTACTTTGAAAACTACATGGAAATCAGGAAGACCTGCCTGCTGAGCGGATTCGCTCCTCCTCAGTATCTGGACATTCTGAACTTGGAGATTCCAGTCGAGCATTACAATGACGCTGACGAGAAAGGATTGGAGTATCTCCTGACAGATGACATCAGGGAGCAATTGAGCGAAACATATGAGAATCGCAGGAAGAATGATGTCAGAATCATGCACATGGCTTCAGAATATGAGCAGGAAAACCGACTTATTGAAATCTACAACAGGGAACTGGCTGAGTTCTTCGAGAGATTTCCTAACTTCAAAATCATTTTAGGAGAGGACTAGAATTTTCATTTTTCCTCTCAATTTTTTCTTTTTTTACAAACTTTTCAAAAATTTTTTACAACTTTTCTATTTTTCCACCTTATATTATAAGAAGGGAAAGTTTTTCATGATTTCATGCTTTTTTTCCACCATGTCTAGTGAAAATAAGGAATTTCAAAAAACGTTCAAAAACCCCTTCAGAGACCAATGAGAATCCCTTGATTCCTCTTCAATCGGTTGAATTGTCGAGAGCTGAGTAATACTTTTTAATTACGGTTTACCAAAAAAGTATTACTGTTTTTCACGTTCTCAACTGGTTAGATTGGTTGTTCTTTATTCAGAGTTGGGCTATATCGGGTTTTTTCATATAGCTTAAAGATCTGACCGTCTTTCCCCACCAAGACCACTGACGAACCGGTTAGACGTTATTATTTTTGCACCCACGAGTAATACTTTCAAACCGGTAAAAGACTAGTATCTCGTTGGTTAGAACAGAATTGAGTTACCTTACAAGTGTAAAACTGAGCGTGGTTGCTCCAACCTTCCTCAAACCTGTATATTTGAATTTATTCTCTTAACGGAGCGTTATTCTTTCTTATTTTGTCCAAAACATTTATATCTATACGAATAAAATAACTTTTATTGTGTTTCCGTCCGTTTAGGAGAGAAAGAAGGAAGCACAGAGAGGCGATTTCATGTTAAGAGTCGTAGAGAGAACCTATTATCAACAAGAAGAAATCAAGACACTAGACAGTCGAATTAGAGAGGCAGGAGTCAACACTTACTCCCTTGCTCGTCAAGGAGCAGTTGACTATCCTACCTACGAATCCTACAACGAGGTGAGAGAGGAAAGAATCAAAGAGGCTAAGGAAAAATACGGTGAATCCTACTACTATCACTGGAGAGACGTTGAGACCTACTTCTATTACTTAGGAAGATTCTTTAGTGATTTGGAGGAAATCGAGAAGTACTTAGAAAGGACTGTTACCTATAAGCCTCACAGAGAGGAACTTAAAGAAGCAATGGAAAGGTTAGACAAAAG includes:
- a CDS encoding tetratricopeptide repeat protein, whose translation is MADWQDEKICRKCGYESEPNKYEFCPKCGTQLIKKTKNIEINMIYAEIMGLTDEYKKYGQLEKCEEILECYNKIIELYPTEESWNKKGIFLYGLIRYEEAIECFDKGIEICPTDETLWTNKFFCLSKLNRSEEAKECLDKIINIISYKAKKLYHNFEYEKALEYYDRAIEIDSYDDYIWLYKAKCLEELMKYGEAIECYDKVRELISDAYDVWGYHVYDLRNLKKYIESIECNKPIEIDLINRYYLNGASFKILKKYEEAIEFYDKVIEINPNYNSSISKKAECLIKLGRYEEALECYNKAIENNQYYEDHWVFKAECLIKLGRYEEAIELYNNLIISNQIGINPTIGYSWNRKVECYDKLIEINSSSEVLWVDKGNCYYSLERYSEAINCYNKAIEINPSSERAWHNKGHILERLRKYEEAIECHNKAIEINPSSEEHWYNKGVNCSFLGRYEEALECYEKTIELNSSYVNAWHNKGLCLDKLGRYGEAIECYKKEEELNTIKIGGRKFNFNSSYKS
- a CDS encoding phage portal protein, which gives rise to MSRKSKADAFVVTTEDGSYDIVEADVLERYAIKSEADETGSKQLKTDGWEYDDTLLEPLYDPLQLCELLEINTYHENCVDVVARDSAGIGYDIVPVTGENEKELNKPKLTNFLENIEPNINELLYMMNYDRRATGYGALELIRKDKSKSEPVNLSHISSYTLRRTSDGKRVKQRVGTKTVWFVIYGKNYDKDGNLCDVHSETGEFHPYNSLSKEERANELLWTMEYTTKSKYYGLPKIVGAIPAIYSDISRSKYNTSFFKNYGMPSFAVLVSGDFVDYDQEEFLEDGTKNPEYDVTKTLKWKISQQLKQAIKNPHSAVTILVPSEGEEGNVEIELKPLSVETKEASFRLFRQDNRDEVIHAHRVPPYKVGINETGSLGGSNIEGATINYKNDVVLPIRFNDEFLINQVIRNDFKIRDWRFKITEHDTRDYTTDIAIMKELFLMASITPRQIIENIGERFGLTASDNPFLDEYYLNNVPLENVWNGGDVPMEAETVLDSLENDLMKDAGDFDEQLGGKRPIGDDGAEGASFKEADSEYQERIQKAFDTRRAMQ
- a CDS encoding phage minor head protein, yielding MEARDRLVMMALKVRHSKRQIQNIKREYRRRLILEEQCSREIADFFRRLERKIHKVMEEHWESELGLFHLNKVSDIIQESRQEYYDILFKYCKVSYMKGREATERRFNRQIEAMSIKADVNITRLEDLFKPDPTIRYNLNNKVFQASAHTMDRVDSKIMKNITRSYNEGLGIDEAKDRLTVEYSGLKSWEAQRIARTEINSAQNDGAYDVYDELGVEYQQWWTAQDERVRETPQADHRKMHGKIVKVGTAFSNGLMYPGDRQGSISQWINCRCTTLPFLMPLGKMAPVGMTEFTEEDLIDIPNFEMPTIEDLMSSHNQNIHLNGNVNPLERGKNAIVTDIDHQGLIGEREFESLVYPDGTKIEFERIAIYNSNYRRNQYYHRLKSVTIDGKRYDFLGDDSYDHFMYQLEDIARKYGDAKVWRLSNYSSRFATTSGMGLNVDLRNGMAPRGGLAQRHPEFVKIIKEAKLKGDIASYRVQTSLYDDDGIDKLIITSKSHFSTSTGALKGKMKFNFIHGDSNDGKYWQIITVIPDGSDQNALFLGNFLRRARGGDWEYELNFAPDQRFQRLLVDEVNKIIIQTPIG